GATCTGCCTTCGGTCGGCGGCATTTCCGGCGTGGAGTGGGACGCGGTCGAGCTGCCCAGCCAGTTCATGGAGAATTTCGCCTGGGAAAAGGACAAGCTGATCGGCTTGTCAGGCCATGTCGACAGCGGTGAGCCGTTGCCGGAGCCGTTGTTCGACCGACTTCTTGCCGCGCGCCAGTTTCAGGCGGGGCTGGCTTTGCTGCGCCAGATCGAGTTTGCGACCTTCGACCTGCTGCTGCACCGTGACTATGACCCGGCGCAGGGTGCGCGCGTGACGCAGATGCTGGAACAGGTGCGGGCGGCGGTGGCGGTGCTGCATCCTCCCGCATGGAATCGTTTTGCCCATGCCTTCAGCCATATCTTCGCGGGCGGCTATGCGGCGGGCTATTATTCCTATCTGTGGGCGGAGTTGCTGTCGGCGGACGCGTTCGAGATATTCTCTCATGCCGATGTGCCGGGGGCAGGGGCGACGGCGTTTCGCCGCGAGATCCTGGCGGCAGGGGCGAGCCGTCCCGCGGCGGAAAATTTCCAGGCATTCGCAGGTCGCCCGCCACAGGTCGACGCGCTGCTGCGTCTACGGGGGCTTGCGGCCTGACAGCAGTGAAGGAGCCTTGTCAGGCAGGCTCCTTCACGCGCTGGACGATGCTGCTCGCCAGCTTCGGCGTTACTTCGGCAAGGTGATCGAAATGCGCATCGAAATGGGCCATGCCCTGGCTCATCGACCGGATTTCAGCTTCAAGGCCCTGTAGACCCGCCTCGGGAATCAGCGCCTCGATTATGTCCCAGCCAGACCAGCCTTCGCGGGTCGTCATCCGCAGCATCTGGCCCCGGCGGCTCGCCACTGCCGAGGTCATGCGGGAAGTAGCGCCCCCCGGCGTCACGATCGTCACATGGGCGACCGGTTCGAGCAGATAAGGCGATGCTGCGGCGAGCGCATCGGCCATTGCTATCCGCCCTGCGGTGCGGAAGGCGAGTTCGGAACTGTCCACGCTGTGAAATGACCCGTCGATCAATGTCGCCGCGATATCGACCACCGGAAAGCCCAGCGGCCCCTTTGTCAGTGCGTCATGCACGCCCTTTTCAACGGCGGGTATCCACTGTTTGGGAATCGCCCCGCCGGTTATCCGCTCCTCGAAACGGACACCTTCGCCTCGTTCGAGCGGCCGAACCTCCAGCACGACATCGCCGAACTGGCCATGGCCGCCCGATTGCTTCTTGTGCCGCCCGCGCTGCGTCACCGTCTTTCGGACGGATTCCTTGTAGGCGATCGACGGCGACTGCACTGACACGGCCACGCCATAGCGGCGCTTCAGACGCCCGAGCGCAACATTGAGATGTTCGTCGCTCACGCCATGGAGCAACGTCTCGCGCGAGGCTTCGTCCTGCGCCCAGTGGAGAGCGTGATCTTCCTCTGCCAGCCGGTTGAGGGCGGTGGACAGGCGGACCTCGTCCTTGTGATCCTTTGCCGCGATCGCAAGCGCGCAATTGGTCGCGGGCCTATCCACCGTCAGGCCGGGTCCGGTGGGCTTGCAGGCGATGCCGACCAGATCGCCAGCCCGCACGCTGTCGACTTTGGCGATTCCCACGATCGCGCCGGGTTGCGCGGAGGCGATCTTGCTGGTGGCCGATCCCTGAATGGCGAATATGCCGCCAGCGCGCATGCTCTGTCCTGCGCTGTCCTGAAGCTCCGCGCCATCCGCCATTTGCCCGCCGAACAGCCGCGCTATCGCCAGCCGCCCGACTGTCGCCGCATGGGAAATCTTCAACACTTGCGCCGCCGCGCCGTCGATCCGCAGCCGCTGGGCCGTCTGCGCCGCTGACGGCGTGTCGTGCCGCAGCATCTTCAGCAGACGGCGGATGCCGAAACCGTTGGCGGCGGACCCGAACAACACCGGCACGATCAGGCCGCTCGCGGTTTCCTGCGCCAGGTCGGCGAAGATGGTCTGCAGGCTCGGCTGCTCATCCGACAGAAGCTGTTCGAGCAGGATGTCGTCATGATCGGCCAGTTGTTCGAGCATGTGGAAGCGCGCGGCGCTTTCTTCACTCTTGATATCGTCGGCGATAGGGATTGGATGAGATGGCTTGCCCGCCTCATAATGATAGGCTCTTTCCAGCGCGAGATCGACGAAGCCGTCGATATGCTCGCCCGAGCGGAGGGGTATCTGCCGGGCGACCAGCGCCGCGCTGCTCATCGGGGCAAGGGCGGTCAGCAGGTCCTGGATAGTGCCGCGCGCCTGTTCGATCTTGTTCACGAACAGGGCATGGGGCACGCCCGCGCGTTCCAGCTTGCGCAAGACCGGTTCGGCCAGCACCGCGCGTGCCGGATCGGGATCGACCACGACGATTGCGAGATCCACGGCGTTAAGAGCGATTGCCGCATCCTCGGCGAAACTCGGCGAACCCGGCGCGTCGACAAGGGAGAAGCGGTCGCCCATCCACTCGAAATGCATGATGTTCATTTCAGTGGAACTGCCGCGTTCGCGCGCTTCCGGAGTCGCGTCGCCGCTACTGGTTCCCGCCTCTACCGAGCCCTGTCGCGGGATCGTGCCGGTTGTAAATAATATTGCTTCCGCGAGGCTGGTTTTTCCCGCTCCGGCGGGGCCGATCAGCGCAATGGAGCGCGTATCAATGCCGCTCATCCTTGCTCTCCTCATCCATCTTTCTCGGCGAAGACGGTTGTCTGCGGGGGCGATGTTCTGCCTATATCGGGCTGAACGCAAGAGGGGCTGTCCTCAGCTTGCGTTAGCGGCCAGAAACGATGGCGGAGGCAGGTGTGATGTCTGACGATAGGGAACCCAGGCGCCGGAGAAATGCGAAGCGGTGGCTATGGGTGATTGTTGCCGCCTGCATCGCTCTCGCCGCGCTGATCGCCTATACCAGCCTTGAGACGCCTGAACCCTATGCACCGACGGGCGACATGCCAGTCACGGCCCAACAGGCGCAATGATGCGAAGGGTGGGGCCTGTCGCGCGAGAGGAGTGCCCATGCACATGACCGCTGCATGATCGTGCCCGATCATCCCTCGAACGCCACCGGCGTGGCTGTCCACTATGATGAACTGGACCCGGCCTATCGCCATGTCTGGGGCGATCATGTTCACCATGGCTATTGGCGTGACGGCAACGAGACGCCGGAACAGGCGACGGCAGCGCTGGTCGGGCTGGTCGAAGAGAGGCTGGCGTTGGAGCCGGGCCACCGGGTCTGTGACATTGGCTGCGGCTATGGCGCGACGGCAGCCGACCTGTTGACGCGTCACCAGGTCTTCATCCTCGGCCTGACCTTGTCGCCCGCCCAGCACGCAATCGCAAAGGATCGTTCGCCCGGCTTTTCCTGCCTTGTGCGGGACTGGCTCGACAACGGCCTTCCGTCAGCATCGTTCGACCGTGCCTATGCGATCGAAAGTTCCGAGCATATGGTGGACAAGGCACGCTTCTTCACCGAGGCGCGGCGCATATTGCGGCCGGGCGGTCGGCTGGTCGTGTGCGCCTGGCTGGAAGGAGAGTGGGTCCGACCGTGGGAAGTGCGGCGCCTGTTGCTTCCCATCTGCCGCGAAGGCCGATTGCCCAGCATGGGAAGCCGCGCCGACTATTCCGATCTGGCGGAGGTCGCTGGCTTCCGGCTGCTGGATTATCAGGACATCAGCCGACAGGTCCGGCGCACATGGTCCATATGCCTGCGCCGATTGGCCGGGAGCATGATCCGCCACCGGGACATCCGGCAATTGGCGTTCAGCCATGCCACGCAGAGCCGGGACTTCATCCTCAGCCTGCCGCGCCTGATCGTCGCGCTCCGCACAGGCGCCATGCGCTATGGCATATTCCAGTGGGAAGTCGGCTAACCCCGGCGGCGAGTGGCGGGATAGCAGGGGGGCGGGGAACCGACGGAAATGGGAAAGCTGACCACAAGATCGCGGCAGGAAGAGCAGATGGACGCGCCCGGTCTTGACCCGGCCGTCTACGAACGGGTGCTGCATGATCTGGCCCGCGTCAATCGCTGGACCTTCACGGCCTGGCCCAGCATCGCCTTCCTCAATCGCGCGATCGGCCCGGCCAGGCGTTTCCGGTTGCTCGACGTCGGGTTCGGCGAGGGGGATGTTCTGCGCGCCATCGCGCGTTGGGCGCGGCGGCGGGGGATAGAGGCGGAACTGGTCGGCGTCGATCTTAACGCAAAGAGCCTTCAGGCGGCGCGGCGCGCAACTCCTCCCGACCTCAAGATAGAGTATTGCGCGGGCGACTATCTGGACCAGCCCGAACCGTTCGACTTCATCATTTCCAGTCAGGTCGCGCACCATATGACGGATGCGCAACTTCTGACCTTTCTGCGCCATATGGAGGGGAATGCCCGGTGGGGCTGGCTGGTCTGCGACCTGCACCGCCATGGCTTTGCCCATTGGGGCTATCCCATACTCGCCCGGCTGCTGCATGTGCACAGGATCGTGCGAGAGGACGGGCGATTGTCGATCGCCCGCTCATTCAGGCGGGCCGAATGGCGCGCCCTTCTGGCAGAGGCTGGCATATCGGAGGAACAGGTGCGGATTGTTCGCCGTTTCGCCTTTCGCCTATGCGTGGAGCGCGTGCGGGATCGACCGCTTTAAGCCTTTCTGACGCGGGTCAAGGCGGCTGCGGCGGTGCCCAACGCAGGCGCGAAGCGGAGCAGGGCCATCATGGCGGCGCGGGTCATGGGAGCGGCTGCGGCATAACGCAGCGCCTCCGCGACGCCGACCGGCCTGCCGCATTCACGCCGCCATTTCCGCTGCCAGGCGGGCGCCGCTTTCGGGCCGTCGGTCAGCAGTGCGTTGGCGGCGCTCGCGCCGCTGGCAAGTGCGATGGCGATGCCGTCGCCGGCTAGTGAGGCGATGACCGCACTTTGGTCGCCGATGCGAAAGACGCCTGGGTAGCTGGGTTGCGCGCGCCAACCATAGGGCACGCCAGCGACGGCATCAAAACGGGTCGGAGGATCCGGTTTCAGCCTCTCCGCCAGCAGGGGCGCTTCCTGCGTCAGTTGCTTTAGCAGTGCCGGCACGTTTCCGGCCGCGACCAGCCGGGCGCGACTGACGGACAGGCAGAGATTGGCCGATCCATCCTCCTGCAACAGCAGTCCGGCATAGCCATCGTTGAACAGATGCATTTCGACCATATTCAACAGTGCGTCCCGCAGCGTTGCAGAGGCGGGAAGGGTGGTTCGCAGCCCAATCGATGACACGGAAAAGTCGCGCGCCATCCCGCGCAGTTCGTGCTTGCCGACGCCCAGGAACAGCGTTTTGGCGGTGATCGGATCGCCTTCATCGAACCTGACGGATCGGCTGGCCGGGTCGATGGCGCGCGCTGTCCTGCCGCGACTGACCACCGCTCCGGCAGTTGCGGCGGTTTCGATCAGGGCATTGTCGAGTATATGGCGGGAAAGGCCCGCCGCCAGGCCCGGCAGTGCGGACTCGACATAGCGGTCAGCCGTCACCAGCCGGACCCGAGAGATCGGCGCCGCGCCCAGCTTCCAGGGGTCGATACCCAGCTCCGCGAGTGCCGCGATCGCGTCCCAGCCCAGAAAACCCCCGCATACGCCATTTTGCCCTGCCGTTCGCCGCTCCACCAGATGCGGGGCGGTTCCGGCCCTGGCTAGGACGATCGCAGCGGCGGAACCGGCGGGGCCTCCACCGATGATCAGCGCCTCCTGGTCAGTGGGGGGGGTCATCAGCCCGCCCGTGTAAAGCGGAAGCCTTCGACGGCGACGCCTGGTCCGAAAGCGAGCGCGACGCCCTGACCCTGCCTGTCCTGTTCCAGCAGGTCCGCCAATATAAACATCAGCGTCGCCGAGGACATGTTGCCGTTGCGCGAGAGGATGCCGCGGGAAACCGAGAGCGCATCACCCTTGAGGTCGAGGCCATTTTCCACTGCATCGAGGATGGAGCGGCCGCCCGCATGGACAGCCCAATTGTCGATCGTCGCGGGGTCGGACGCGCCACATAGGCGATCCCTGACGCCTTCGTCACGCAAGGCGGTCTGGATACGGCCGGGAACTTCGCCCGACAGGTGCATGATAAAGCCGGTGTCGCCAATTTCCCATCGGATCAGGTCGGCCGAGTTCGCCAGATTGATGGCGAAGGGCGTCTGCATCGCAAAACCACTGTCCTGTGCGCTGACCAGAGCCGCCGCCGCTCCATCGCCAAATTGCAGCATCATGAGCAGTCTTTCCAGCTGCTGGTCCGCCTGAAGATGCAGGGAGGACAGCTCGACCGTAACGACCAGCGCCCGCGCGGCAGGTTCGGACCGGACGATATGGCGCGCCGTCCGCAGGGCCGCGACGGCCGCGTAGCAGCCCATGAAGCCCACCAAGGTACGCTCCACGCCCGAAAGGCCAAGCGCATCGGCGATGATCTGGTCGATACCCGGCGCAACGAAGCCAGTGCAGCTGGCCACCACCAGATGGGTGATCCCGTCAATGTCGGCCTTTGCCTTCAGCATGTCGATGGCGCGCAAGGCCAATGCGGGGGCAAAGCGTTGATACAGCTGCATGCGCTGGAATGTGGAAGGCGGCGCTTCGGCATAGAAGCCACCCGGATCGACCGGCGATCCGCCGCCCGGAACCGTGGGCAGGACCGACCAGCGATGATCGATGCCGCTCCGTTCGGCCATCCGGGTGAACAGGCTCCGTGTCCGTTCATCCTTCAGCTGTTGGCTGGCCCAGCGAATGAAGGGGATATGGACGTCCTGATCAGGGATCGCGCAGCCGATCGCGTTGATGCAGGCACGTCTCTCGCTCATCACATTAAACCCCTATAATCCTAGGATTTCGCACTTCGAAATAGAATCCACCCATTAGAATTTTAATTGTCCGATAATAGGTATTATGTTAATAGCTATGCCGCAGCTGTTCATGTAAACTGGACCAGTGCGAGAGGATGAGCTTGAGGGCGAGCGGATCTTTTAACAATATCTTCGAGATAAGGTTCGAATAAGCGATTGTGCATAGGATCTACTTCGCCACATGCAGTAGTTCAGGCCTTTAGTAGTTCAGGCCTTTAAACGTCGGGATATTTCCACTCTTTGCTGAAGCCACTGAGCGACAGCCTCGATACGCCCCAGCCGCCGCATATCGTCATGGGTGACCAGCCAGAAGCTCCGTGTGATCTCCACATGATTGGTCATCAAGGGAACCAAGCTCTGATCGCAGCGGGCGATGAAATCGGGAAGCACGCCTACGCCTGCTCCAGCGGCGATCATCCGGTGCTGAAGATTGATGCTGGTCGAACGTAAATTCGCCTCAAGGCCCGCCTCCACTTCGTCCAGATAATCCAGTTCGGGCGAGAATATGAACTCCGGGACGTAGCCAATCAGGGTGCATTCGTGAAGGTCTGACGGCGTTCCGGGCCGGCCCACCCGTTCCAAATAGGCGGGCGCTGCGTAAAGATGCAGCCGATAGTCGCCCAAGCGGCGTACAGTTAATCTTCCGCGTTGCGGACGTGTCAGCATCACAGCCATATCAGCCTCTCGCTTTGAGGGGTTGAGGAAGCCAGATGAGGTTATGAGGTCGAGCCGGATGCCGGGGTGTAGCTGATTGAAATCGGCCATTCCCGGTGCAAGCACCCAAGTGCCAAACCCTTCGGCGACCGAAAGTCGGACTTGGCCGGTAAGCCTGCGCTCCAATCCGCCTTCGGGTTCGACGGCCGCTAGTGCCGCGCTTTCCACCGCCTCGGCATGACCCAGCATTTCTTGGCCGCGCGTCGTCAAAACGCGATCTCCGGCCCTGACTTCGAACAGCTCCGCGCCTAGCGCAAGCTCAAGGCGAGAGAGGCGCCTCATGACCGTCGTCGCATCGACGCCGAGATTGCGAGCGGCGGCCGCGACCTTGCGTGCTCGCGCCACGGCCAAAAATACCTTAAGATCGTCCCAGTCGAACATTGGCCCCACATGCTGCAAATTTGCAGCATATACATGCAGCGATCCGGGATTGCTTACAAGAAGGCCTCTCCGTTACAGCAGCAATAGAGATTAGAGAGGAATAGTTGAATGCGTGACATCTCCCATAAGCTCGCCTTCGCGCATGACATCGCACCCACGCGCTACAGCGACATTTTTGATCCTAATAATGGCGGCGTTCAGGCCCGCGTGGCTTTGGGCGATGCCGCTCTGCTCGACAAGGCGGTGGAAGCCGCGAAGAAGGCGCAACCCGCTTGGGCGGCCGTCAATCCGCAGCGCCGCGCGCGGGTCATGTTTAACTTCAAGACCCTGGTCGAGAAGCATATGGACGAGCTGGCGCATCTGCTCAGCTCCGAACATGGCAAGGTGATCGCGGATTCGAAGGGGGACATTCAGCGCGGCCTGGAGGTCATAGAATTCTGCTGCGGCATCCCGCACGTGCTGAAGGGTGAATTTACCCAAGGTGCGGGCCCTGGCATTGATGTCTACAGCTTCCGCCAGCCGATCGGCATCGGCGCGGGCATTACGCCCTTCAACTTTCCGGGCATGATCCCGCTCTGGATGTCGGGCGTCGCCATTGCGACCGGCAACGCCTTCATCCTGAAGCCTTCGGAGCGCGACCCATCGGTGCCCGTCCGTCTGGCGGAGCTTTTCCTGGAAGCGGGCCTGCCGGAAGGCATATTGCAGGTGGTTCACGGCGACAAGGAAATGGTCGACGCCATTCTCGACCATCCCGACATCGGCGCGATCAGCTTTGTCGGTTCGTCTGACATCGCCCATTATGTCTACAAGCGCGGCGTCGACAACGGCAAGCGCGTGCAGGCAATGGGTGGGGCCAAGAACCACGGCATCGTCATGCCCGACGCTGATCTCGATCAGGTGGTGAACGATCTTTCGGGCGCGGCTTTCGGTTCGGCCGGCGAACGCTGCATGGCGCTCCCCGTCGTCACCCCGGTGGGTGAGAAGACGGCGATGGCGCTGCGCGAGAAGCTGATCCCCGCGATCGAGGCGCTGCGCGTTGGCGTTTCCACCGATCCCGACGCCCATTATGGTCCGGTCGTCACCGCCGCGCACAAGGCGAAGATCGAAAGCTATATCCAGATGGGCGTCGATGAAGGCGCGGAACTGGTCGTCGATGGACGCGGCTTTACGCTTCAGGGGCATGAGGAGGGCTTTTTCGTCGGCCCGACGCTGTTCGACCATGTGAAGCCGTCTATGCGCTCCTACAAGGAGGAGATTTTCGGCCCCGTGCTACAGATGGTGCGCGCGGAGAGCTTCGAGGAGGCACTCGCCCTCCCCAGCCAGCATCAATATGGCAATGGCGTCGCGATCTTCACCCGCAACGGCCACGCCGCCCGCGAATTTGCAGCGCGCGTCAATGTCGGCATGGTCGGCATCAACGTGCCGATCCCGGTGCCGGTCGCCTATCACACCTTCGGCGGATGGAAGCGGTCGGCCTTTGGCGACACCAACCAGCATGGCATGGAAGGCGTGAAGTTCTGGACCAAGGTCAAGACCATCACCCAGCGCTGGCCCGATGGCGGCGCCACCAGTGACAGCGCCTTCGTCATCCCGACAATGGGGTGAGGTCAGGGAGGGGGCGGCATCTTGCCGCCCCCTCCTCCGCCGTATCGGCAGGGCAAGCCTGATGCCGATGGATGCTGATCTCCGCCAGCGTGCGGGATGTGTTTGGACAATAGGCCATGACCCAGTTCGATCTGACCGACGACCAACGTACAATCCATGAGATGGCGCAGCGCTTCACGGCCGACGCGATCACCCCGCATGCTGCCGAGTGGGACGAAAAACATATCTTCCCGCGCGATACGATCCGCGCGGCGGCGGAGCTGGGCTTCGGCAGCATCTATGTGTCGGAACAGTCGGGCGGCATCGGCCTTGGACGGCTCGAAGCGGCGTTGATCATGGAAGCGATGGCTTATGGCTGTCCTTCGACCAGCGCCTTCATCTCGATCCATAATATGGGGGCGTGGATGATCGACCGTTTCGGCAGCCAAGCGTTGAAGGATAGATATCTGCCCGATCTGGTCCCGATGAGGCGGATGGCGAGCTATTGCCTGACCGAGGCCGGTGCGGGATCAGACGCCGCCGCTCTCAAGACCAAGGCGGTGCGGGATGGCGATCATTATGTCGTCACCGGATCGAAGCAGTTCATTTCCGGCGGCGGCGAGAATGACGTCTATGTTGTCATGGTCCGCACCGGAGAGGACGGACCGAAGGGCATTAGTTGCCTTGTCGTCGAAAAGGACATGCCCGGCGTCAGCTTCGGCGCGCAGGAACGCAAGCTGGGCTGGCACAGCCAGCCGACCGCGCAGGTCAATTTCGACGGTGTGCGCGTGCCGGTGGATAATCTGGTCGGTGCGGAAGGCGAAGGCTTCCGCATTGCGATGATGGGTCTGGACGGCGGCCGGCTCAACATCGGCGCCTGTTCGCTCGGCGGCGCTCAGCGCGCCATCGATGAGGCGGTACGTTACACTAAGGATCGCAAGCAGTTCGGCCAGTCGATCGCCGATTTCCAGAATACACAATTCATGCTGGCGGACATGCAGACGGAATTGGAAGCCGCGCGTACCCTGCTCTACGCCGCTGCCGTCAAGGTGACGG
This region of Sphingobium sp. MI1205 genomic DNA includes:
- a CDS encoding acyl-CoA dehydrogenase family protein, producing the protein MTQFDLTDDQRTIHEMAQRFTADAITPHAAEWDEKHIFPRDTIRAAAELGFGSIYVSEQSGGIGLGRLEAALIMEAMAYGCPSTSAFISIHNMGAWMIDRFGSQALKDRYLPDLVPMRRMASYCLTEAGAGSDAAALKTKAVRDGDHYVVTGSKQFISGGGENDVYVVMVRTGEDGPKGISCLVVEKDMPGVSFGAQERKLGWHSQPTAQVNFDGVRVPVDNLVGAEGEGFRIAMMGLDGGRLNIGACSLGGAQRAIDEAVRYTKDRKQFGQSIADFQNTQFMLADMQTELEAARTLLYAAAVKVTENAPDKTRFAAMAKRFATDTGSSVVDRALQLHGGYGYLMDYPIERIWRDLRVHSILEGTNQVMRMIIARDMLRD
- a CDS encoding elongation factor G encodes the protein MSGIDTRSIALIGPAGAGKTSLAEAILFTTGTIPRQGSVEAGTSSGDATPEARERGSSTEMNIMHFEWMGDRFSLVDAPGSPSFAEDAAIALNAVDLAIVVVDPDPARAVLAEPVLRKLERAGVPHALFVNKIEQARGTIQDLLTALAPMSSAALVARQIPLRSGEHIDGFVDLALERAYHYEAGKPSHPIPIADDIKSEESAARFHMLEQLADHDDILLEQLLSDEQPSLQTIFADLAQETASGLIVPVLFGSAANGFGIRRLLKMLRHDTPSAAQTAQRLRIDGAAAQVLKISHAATVGRLAIARLFGGQMADGAELQDSAGQSMRAGGIFAIQGSATSKIASAQPGAIVGIAKVDSVRAGDLVGIACKPTGPGLTVDRPATNCALAIAAKDHKDEVRLSTALNRLAEEDHALHWAQDEASRETLLHGVSDEHLNVALGRLKRRYGVAVSVQSPSIAYKESVRKTVTQRGRHKKQSGGHGQFGDVVLEVRPLERGEGVRFEERITGGAIPKQWIPAVEKGVHDALTKGPLGFPVVDIAATLIDGSFHSVDSSELAFRTAGRIAMADALAAASPYLLEPVAHVTIVTPGGATSRMTSAVASRRGQMLRMTTREGWSGWDIIEALIPEAGLQGLEAEIRSMSQGMAHFDAHFDHLAEVTPKLASSIVQRVKEPA
- a CDS encoding CoA-acylating methylmalonate-semialdehyde dehydrogenase; this encodes MRDISHKLAFAHDIAPTRYSDIFDPNNGGVQARVALGDAALLDKAVEAAKKAQPAWAAVNPQRRARVMFNFKTLVEKHMDELAHLLSSEHGKVIADSKGDIQRGLEVIEFCCGIPHVLKGEFTQGAGPGIDVYSFRQPIGIGAGITPFNFPGMIPLWMSGVAIATGNAFILKPSERDPSVPVRLAELFLEAGLPEGILQVVHGDKEMVDAILDHPDIGAISFVGSSDIAHYVYKRGVDNGKRVQAMGGAKNHGIVMPDADLDQVVNDLSGAAFGSAGERCMALPVVTPVGEKTAMALREKLIPAIEALRVGVSTDPDAHYGPVVTAAHKAKIESYIQMGVDEGAELVVDGRGFTLQGHEEGFFVGPTLFDHVKPSMRSYKEEIFGPVLQMVRAESFEEALALPSQHQYGNGVAIFTRNGHAAREFAARVNVGMVGINVPIPVPVAYHTFGGWKRSAFGDTNQHGMEGVKFWTKVKTITQRWPDGGATSDSAFVIPTMG
- a CDS encoding type III polyketide synthase — protein: MSERRACINAIGCAIPDQDVHIPFIRWASQQLKDERTRSLFTRMAERSGIDHRWSVLPTVPGGGSPVDPGGFYAEAPPSTFQRMQLYQRFAPALALRAIDMLKAKADIDGITHLVVASCTGFVAPGIDQIIADALGLSGVERTLVGFMGCYAAVAALRTARHIVRSEPAARALVVTVELSSLHLQADQQLERLLMMLQFGDGAAAALVSAQDSGFAMQTPFAINLANSADLIRWEIGDTGFIMHLSGEVPGRIQTALRDEGVRDRLCGASDPATIDNWAVHAGGRSILDAVENGLDLKGDALSVSRGILSRNGNMSSATLMFILADLLEQDRQGQGVALAFGPGVAVEGFRFTRAG
- a CDS encoding class I SAM-dependent methyltransferase, translated to MIVPDHPSNATGVAVHYDELDPAYRHVWGDHVHHGYWRDGNETPEQATAALVGLVEERLALEPGHRVCDIGCGYGATAADLLTRHQVFILGLTLSPAQHAIAKDRSPGFSCLVRDWLDNGLPSASFDRAYAIESSEHMVDKARFFTEARRILRPGGRLVVCAWLEGEWVRPWEVRRLLLPICREGRLPSMGSRADYSDLAEVAGFRLLDYQDISRQVRRTWSICLRRLAGSMIRHRDIRQLAFSHATQSRDFILSLPRLIVALRTGAMRYGIFQWEVG
- a CDS encoding methyltransferase domain-containing protein yields the protein MGKLTTRSRQEEQMDAPGLDPAVYERVLHDLARVNRWTFTAWPSIAFLNRAIGPARRFRLLDVGFGEGDVLRAIARWARRRGIEAELVGVDLNAKSLQAARRATPPDLKIEYCAGDYLDQPEPFDFIISSQVAHHMTDAQLLTFLRHMEGNARWGWLVCDLHRHGFAHWGYPILARLLHVHRIVREDGRLSIARSFRRAEWRALLAEAGISEEQVRIVRRFAFRLCVERVRDRPL
- a CDS encoding NAD(P)/FAD-dependent oxidoreductase — encoded protein: MTPPTDQEALIIGGGPAGSAAAIVLARAGTAPHLVERRTAGQNGVCGGFLGWDAIAALAELGIDPWKLGAAPISRVRLVTADRYVESALPGLAAGLSRHILDNALIETAATAGAVVSRGRTARAIDPASRSVRFDEGDPITAKTLFLGVGKHELRGMARDFSVSSIGLRTTLPASATLRDALLNMVEMHLFNDGYAGLLLQEDGSANLCLSVSRARLVAAGNVPALLKQLTQEAPLLAERLKPDPPTRFDAVAGVPYGWRAQPSYPGVFRIGDQSAVIASLAGDGIAIALASGASAANALLTDGPKAAPAWQRKWRRECGRPVGVAEALRYAAAAPMTRAAMMALLRFAPALGTAAAALTRVRKA
- a CDS encoding LysR family transcriptional regulator translates to MFDWDDLKVFLAVARARKVAAAARNLGVDATTVMRRLSRLELALGAELFEVRAGDRVLTTRGQEMLGHAEAVESAALAAVEPEGGLERRLTGQVRLSVAEGFGTWVLAPGMADFNQLHPGIRLDLITSSGFLNPSKREADMAVMLTRPQRGRLTVRRLGDYRLHLYAAPAYLERVGRPGTPSDLHECTLIGYVPEFIFSPELDYLDEVEAGLEANLRSTSINLQHRMIAAGAGVGVLPDFIARCDQSLVPLMTNHVEITRSFWLVTHDDMRRLGRIEAVAQWLQQRVEISRRLKA